TTAATATAATTAAAATTTTAATTATGATTTTTATGGTATAAGTGGTATAATGTTCGTAAGTATAGCGGTGTGAAAATAAAAAAAATATATAAATTGGTGAATACAATATTATTAAATGTTTAAGACTAATAATGTTATAAATAATTAAAATAATAATTGATTGGAGGGGAAAAAATGAATATAAAAAGTATAATTTTAGGTTTTATGAAGGAACAAGCATATAAGCCAATGGATATACAAGAACTTGCTAAAATATTTGGAATATCTAAAAGAGATATGAAAAGTTTTAAAGAGTTAATTAAAACTATGGAAAAAGAGGGCAGTATAATTAAAACAAGAACAAATCATTACGGAATACCAGAAAAAATGGGACTTGTAGTAGGAAGACTTCAAGGACATCAAAGGGGATATGGATTTGTTATACCTGATGATGATAGCCCAGATGTTTTTGTAATTTCATCATATATGAATGGAGCTATGCATGGAGATAGAGTAGTAGCGCAAGTTCTTAAAGAAGAGAACAATGGTAAAAGACGTGAAGGTGAAATAATAAGAGTTACAGAAAGAGCCAATGAAACAATAATAGGTGTTTTTGAAGCTAGTAAGAACTTTGGATTTGTTGTGCCAGAGGAAAAAAGAATACATCAGGATATATTCATTCCAAAAGAACATACCAAAGGTGCTAAAAATGGAGATGTAGTAATAGTAAACATAACTCAGTGGCCTGAAAAAAGAAGAAACCCAGAAGGTAGAGTTGTTGAGGTATTAGGTAAAAAAGGTGAAAAAGGAATAGATATATTAACAATTATAAAGAAATACAAACTTCCAGAAGAATTCCCAGCAAAAGTTCAAAGCTATGTAGATAATATTCCTCAGGAAATAGATCCAGAAGAAGCAAAGGGAAGAGAAGATTTAAGAGACGTTGTAATGGTTACAATAGATGGTGAAGATGCTAAAGACTTAGATGATGCTGTATCTATAGAAAAGCTTGACAATGGAAACTATCTTTTAGGAGTACATATTGCGGATGTATCTCACTATGTTAAAGAAAAAAGTCCATTAGATAAGGAAGCGTTAAAGAGAGCTACTTCTGTATACTTAATAAATAAAGTAATACCAATGCTACCAAAGGAATTATCTAATGGTATATGTAGTTTAAATCCTAAAGTAGACAGACTTGCAATGACTTGCTTTATGGAAATTAACAATAAAGGAAAAGTTGTTAACTATAGAATCACTAAAAGTGTAATAAAGACAAATGAAAGAATGACATACACTGATGTAACAAAAATGCTTAGAGATAAAGATGAAGCAACCATAGAAAAGTATAAAGATTTATATAAATACTTTAAGCTAATGGAAGAGTTATGTGAGATTTTATACAACAAGAGAATCTCAAGAGGTGCAATAGATTTTGAATTTGAAGAAAGTAAAATAATCTTAGATGACAATGGAAAACCAATAGATGTAAAACCATATGAACGTGCTATTGCAAATAGAATAATAGAAGAATTCATGCTTGTATGTAATGAAACTGTAGCAGAGCATATGTACTGGACTAAGATTCCTTTTGTATATAGAATTCACGAAGATCCAGATGAAGAAAAACTTCAAAAGTTCAGAGAGTTTGCATATAATTTAGGATACTTTATAAAACCTACTAAAGAAGTACATCCAAAAGCACTTCAAGAGATAATTGAAAGTGCTAGAGGTAAAAAAGAAGAAACTGTAGTAAATACATTACTTCTTAGATCATTAAAACAAGCAAGATATGCACCACAATGTGTAGGTCACTTTGGTCTTGCAGCAAAATATTATTGTCACTTTACATCACCTATAAGAAGATATCCAGACTTAATAATTCATAGAATAATAAAAGAATCATTAGATGGACTTATAGATGAAAAGAGATTTAAAAGCTTAGAAAATAAAGTTGATTATGCATCTGTACAATCATCAGACATGGAAAGACTTGCAATGGAAGCTGAAAGAGAAGTTGATGACTTAAAGAAAGCTGAATATATGAGTGAAAAGATTGGAGAAGAATATACTGGTATAGTATCTTCTGTAACTAACTTTGGAATGTTTGTGCAACTACCTAATACAATAGAAGGATTAGTTCACATAAGTACAATGGATGATGACTACTATGTATATGATGAAGATCACTTATGTTTAGTAGGAGAAAAACATAAAAACGTATATAGATTAGGTGATGAGGTAAAAATAAAAGTTGACAGAGTTGACTTAGGATCTTATGAAATATACTTTGATTTAATAAAAGATGAAAAAGAGGATGAAGAGTTACCTAAAATTCCTACAGAAGAAATAAATAAAATTGGTGAAAAGTTAAGCCAATCTGAAGAAGATGAAAGATTAAATAAAGAGATAGATGAAATGCTAAATAGCTAAGTAAAATCTATGTAGCAGTTAAAATCTAGGTTTAAAATAATTGGTTTTAACTGCTACTTATTCTTGACTTAAAGAGTGCTATGGTATATAATTTATTTCCACAAGAGAGTATATAAAAAGTAGGTGTTAGTATGGGGAAAAAGGATAAAAAAAATAATACCCTTGCGCAAAATAGAAAAGCGTATCATGATTATTTTATAGAGGAAACTTTTGAAGCAGGTATAGCTCTTGTTGGAACAGAAGTAAAGTCTATAAGAGGTGGTAAGGCAAATCTAAAGGATAGCTATGCAAGTATCAGAAATGGTGAAGTTTTTGTATGTAATATGCATGTAAGTCCTTATGAGCAAGGAAACATATTCAATAGAGATCCTTTAAGAGAGAGAAAATTACTACTTCATAAAAGTCAAATAAATACTTTGCTAGGCTACACAGCACAACAGGGGTATACATTAATACCACTTAGCCTTTACCTTAAAAATGGTAGAGTTAAAGTTGCTCTTGGAGTTGCAAAAGGTAAGAAAAACTACGACAAGAGGGATGCAATAGCTGCAAAGGCTGCAAAGCGTGACATTGATAGACAAATGAAAGAAAGAATGCGTTATTAATTTAAATTGTTTTATTGGACAATTTAATAAATATATATTATACTTAGTATATCAAAAAAATTAAATAGTGCTTAAAAGCACACAACCACTATGGGGGCGTACATGGCTTTCGACGGGGGTATGTTGTGCTACAGAAGCGAGTCGATGGTTTCCTGGACCAGCGTTAAAAAACTGGGAATTTAAAGATAAACGCAGAAGATAATTTTGCATTAGCAGCATAATATAGCTGCTCGTTCTACCTAAGAGTCCCACGACTTAGGATAGGGCGTCGACTAGTGGGGAACCGCACTTAGGAAAGCTTTGACCTAAGGACGGAATTTATGAAGCTACCGAAATTTCAATCCTGTCAGTAGGAGGGGAACGTAGGGAATATTAAAATACTGACTGCACTCGGAGATGCTGTAGTGTTGCTACTTTCGGACAGGGGTTCGATTCATGAAAGAGTCGCCTTATGAAGTGATTCATAAGTGAAAACTTGGCTTTATCGGTGAAACCGTAACATACTAAGATGACGGCAATACCGAGGGGTATGTAGGGAAATCTAACAGCCCCGTATCGACTTATAGGCTTCTAAGTTCTCAAAATAAGAGAATATGAGGTACTAGGATAGAAGGTTCAAAACTATAATACACTTCTATAATACGCCAAGGGACTTAACTAGAAAGTTAAGTTCGAGATATAGTCAGCGCTATTGGATAACAATGGAATAAGTGTCCCCTCGCCTCCACCAGAAAAAAAAGCTCTATGCAGATTGCATAGAGCTTTTACCTTATTTACAAAAATAAAATATATGTTTATTTTTTTAAAAAGTTTGATATAATATAAGTAGAAAAGCTTAGTGCGGTAACACTAAGCAAATTCTTAGAACATTTATTTTGTTTTAGGGCTATTGAATAAAATTTATTATATGAATTTAAGAGTTTAAAGCACTAGTCTTCGTAGGATGGGTGCTTTTTCTATTATCATTAAGAGTGTCATAAAAGGATAGATTAAAAATATAAACGATGATAATGATTGAGTAATAATATTTAATTTACAGGTAATTTAGAGAACTTATATTTTTGGTCATAAAGTTTTGTTAAAGAAATGGCAATATATCCTTAGGCAAATTAGAATCTGATGGAAAATTTTAAAATGTAATGTAAATGAAATTTGTGAGATGAATATTAAAGAAATTTATGTGAATTATATATTATAAATAAATTAAGTTTTTAAACTATATAACTTGTGTGTATGTTAATGTAAAAATGAATTAGTGATTTAGTAAAATACTGATATCCTTAATAAAAGTTACTTTATTAAGGATATCAGTATTTTTTATGTTTGATATCAATAACATATCTAAAAATAAGGATTTTAGTAAAAGTAAATTTAACTACTAAATAATTATAGTTTTTTATTCAATATAGATTACATAAAAGTTTAAAGAATCATTAGAAAAAATTTGATTGTAATTATGAAAGGATGGATTTCAAAATAATAAAATTATAATATGTAGCCTGTTTAAGCAACAAAAATATAAAATTAATATTTTGGTCAAAATATACGGATTATTTACTTTTATGTTTAAAAGAATGTATGTTGCATAATAGTTAAATATAGGAATATACACTTGGGAGGAAAGTTAGTAGGGTTATAAGCACATTAAGTAGTAGGTATTAAGTTTATATGAGAATATATAATATGACTTTTAGATGAATTGACTTACTTTTACAAAATATAATAATTAAAATTAATTGAAGATTCAAATTAATAAGTCGATATTGTGTAAAATATTGCATGACATACTCTATATATTGCATTTTATGTTAAAATATACTTATAATTAATAAAGAGGGGGGAGAGATTTGTATGTATAACAATAATATAAATGGAGGGTCAACATGGCTAAAATGGGATTGTCATGTACATACTCCAATATCTTATGAAAATAACTTTCCGGATTTTGATAAATATATAAAAGCCTTAAAAGAAAAGGTGGTTAAACATAAAACAGATGTGATTATAATAAATGATTATTTTACATTAGATGGATATAAAAAGGTAATAAGTTATTGTACAAGGTCAAATGATAATGAAGCATATAAATTATATGTTAATGACCAAAGAAGTTTAGCTATTCTACCAGGATTAGAGCTGAGAATTGATAATTTTACTCAAAAAGAAAAATCGATAAATGTACATATATTTTTCAATCAAAGATTAAGTGCAGAAAATATAGAAAATGGCTTTTTAAATCAACTTAAAATTAGTTATGGTGGTTATGATAACCTAAAAGCTGATAGACAAACATTAATTAAAATAGGATATTCAATAATCAATGAACAACCATATGATGATAATTTAGATACCTTAAGTTTAAAGGATGAAAGCAAATATATTAATAAAGCAATTTCTATAGTAACAGTTACTAAAGATAGTTTAGCAGATACAATTGATACTTTTAAAGCTAGATATAAGGAAAATGAATATTTGAAAGACAATTGTATACTTACAGTAGTAGCTTATAATGGATACGGGGCATTATCAGAATTGTCATGGAATGAAGCAAGGGCTGGAAATGTAAAAAGACAGTTGTTATATTTAGCAGATATTTGTTTTTCATCTAGGGAGAAAGATATTAAATTCTTATTAGGTAAGGATTCAAGCACAAGTGAAGATGAGATAAAGAAATTGTTTAGAAGATTAAAACCGTGTGTTTGGGGTTCGGATTCACATGAGTTAGAAACATTATTATATCCATCTAGAGGTAATACAAATAGATATACTTGGATTAAAGGAATGGGTAATTTCGAGGGGCTAAAGCAGATAATTTTTGAGCCTGAAAATAGAGTTAAAATACAGGAGGATGCACCTAATACAAAGGCTGGTTATCAAGTAATTGATAAAGTTAAGTTTATTGACAGCAATAATATATTTATGAATGATGATATAGTTTTTAATGAAGATTTAAATACTATAATAGGTGGTAAGTCATCAGGTAAATCTTTATTATTAAGTCATATTGCTAGAACTATTAATGGTTTAGAGGAGAATTTTGGGAACTACCAAACGCTACAATCAAGCTATTGCTATGACTTTGAGGTTTATTGGAAAGATGGACAAGTATCAAGACTAAGTACTATTAATAAAAGTCCAAATAGAAAAGTAAAATATATTAGTCAAATGTTTGTTAATAAACTTGCAGAAAATAAAGACAATAGTTAAAAGATATTGTTACTGAAGTATTAATGGAAAATAAAGAAGTAAAAGAAGCATATGAGCAATTAAATTTAAATTTAAATAAAATAAATTTAGAGATAAACAATAAAGTTTATGAAATAGAAAAAATACTAGAAGATTATAAAAGTAAAAATACTGAGAAAATTAATATAGGAGATAGTGAAGGTATAAAAAAAGAAATACTGAAACTTGAGGGTGCTATAGAAGCTTTGGTTAATGAATCTAAAATGTCTGTGGAAGAAATAAGTGAATATAACAGAATAACAAACAAAATAAGTAATAATTTTTCAAAAATAAATAATATAAAAAATATTATCATTCCAGAGTTGGGAAGATATAAGGGTTATTTTAAAGATATTAAAATAAGGGTTAAAAAGGAGTTTGAATATAATTTAGCTAATTCAAAGAACATATTAGGAGATGATTTTAAAAGTATATTTACTGAGAAATTTTGTGATATGAAGAATTTAGATGAGTTTATTAAGGAAAAAATAGATATATTAACAATAAAAGAAACTGATCTAATTAATAAATTAGATATATTAACACATGAAAATAATAAATTACAGAATGATATTAGTAACTATAAAATAAAACTTAAAAATAAAAGCGAAATAGATAAACTAAATAATAGGTTAGAACAAGAGAGAAATAAAAAAGAAAAAATAGAAGAAATAGAAAAAGTATTGTGCATAAAAGTAAAAAATTTAAATGAAACAATAGGCAAAGTAAAAGATCTTATTAATGATAGAAAGAACGAATATAAAAAATTAATAGATACTATTAATCAAGATAAATTTAAGTATATATCAGAAGATACTAATTTAATTCTGAAATTTGAATTGCAGTTAAAAGATGAGAGTTTAAAAGATGATATAGGAAGTATATTAAATAAAACTACAGTAGAGGTAAAACAATTACTAGATACAAATATAGGCATAGAACAATATGAAAGTTTTGTAATTGAAACAATTTTTAATTCTATAAAAGGTATAGGAAATTATAAATATAAAAATGGTAAGGGATATTTAGATTTAATAAAGATTTTAGTGAAAGATTATTTAGATTTAAGTGTTGATATTTTAGAAAATGATGATAAATTTGATGTTATGTCACCAGGAAAACAAGGATTGATAGTACTTAAATTGTTAATTCATTTAAGCTCTGAAAGGTATCCTATATTAATAGACCAACCAGAAGACAATTTAGATAACAGGACTATTTCTTGTGAACTAAAAAATTTTATTTTAGATAAAAAGAAAGATAGACAAATAATTATGGTAACACATAATCCAAATTTAACTGTTTTGGCTGATTCAGATGAAGTTATAGTTGCTAATCAATCTGGAAAGGATGGTAAGGGTAATAAGAAATATAGATTTGAATATGTATCAGGTCCGTTAGAATTTAGTTTTAGAAAAGAAGAAGAAGAGTCTATTCTTTTTAGTAGAGGAATAAAAGAGCATGTCTGTGAGATATTAGAAGGTGGGAAGGAAGCATTTAAGCAAAGAGAAAATAAATATGGTTTTTAAGATTTCGATATAAGTAAATAAAAATAGCTATACATATAATATAATGTATGGTTATTTTTATTTATAAGGAGTATATAAAAGTAATTAAGGCTATTTATATAGAAATTTTAAAAATATTAAAAAGAATAGAGTACAATAAACTAATAATTGCAAATCAAAATAATGAGATATCTGATCAAATAGCATTACAAAAAATATACAATATTGATATTTCGACAAATCCATATTTTTTCTTAAAATAATATTATATTTAATTTTAGACACATACCCAAAAATAAATAATTTTTACAAAATAAATTCAATTTCTAGATAATTCAAGTTTCCTCCTTGACCTTAACCTTACACTAAAGTTTAAAATAATCATTAGAAAGAATTTTAGGTTCTGTTAATTAATTATAGTAGATTAAGTATCTTAATCGCAAAGTTACGAATTTAAGCGTTAGCTTGGAGTTATTTTATATGTAACTTTAAAATAGGGTATGACAAAAAGAACTATCTAAATGGTATTTTTTTAGCCGTTAGGCTGAAAGTAATCAGGTAGATTTTTCAATGCTATTAAGTTTGATTCCTGGAACTTCAACAGGAGATAACTGATTTAAAGAAGAATGAGGTCTTATAAAATTGTAGTAAAAAATAAACATAAATATAAGATTATTGCTTATATCATCTTGAAAGCTCTGAACTTTAATATGTTTAGAATCAGGAAATATAGCATTAACTGCTTGATTATATAGGTAATCGGTCTGAACTATAGAATTAGGAGTTCCTACTTTTTTACTAGAATTTAATGTGGAATAAGCTTGCTCACTATATCTACTTGGAGTTAAGTGATAAGAAAGAATTAATCTGGTTTCAGAATCAATTACTAACAAAAGATAATGCTTTTTTCCGTTTATAAAAACTACAGTTTCATCTGCATACCATTCATCTGAATCAGATAAATGTATTTAAGAAAATATATTATCGTATATTTTCTTAAATATTGGAGCAAACTTTTTAGTCCAAGATGCAATTGTAACATGGGACACTTTAATATTCATTGTAATCTTTAGGTACTGAGAAATTCTTATTGTTGAAGAATCATTATGCATGAAGGTATGTTGCTTTGCCACGTAAAGGATAACGAGGATATTTAGAAAGCTTTCGCTCTTTGGTCGTAGCCCATGGTGTAAACTGTCTTTTGAACTCTTTACATTAATATTTTTGATTTCCTGCTTTGTCTTTTCAAAACTTATTTAGTTTATGACTGGTGGCATCTAGGACATTTTAATTTAGCTTTTGACATTGGACTATTCTCCTTTCCCACGGGGATAATGATTTTGTGGTGAAACTATTGTAACTCTAGGGATGAGATAGTTCAATGTTCATATAACTTAAAAGAACGGAATTTTATACAAGGGGATGGGGACGTGGCAAAGGGATATACTATTGGTGAAATTGCTAAAATTTTTAACATAACTACCAATAAAATTAGATTTTATGAGAAAAAAGGATTGCTGTTACCAATAAGAGAAAAAGACAATGAATATAGAAAATTTAATGAGGAAGATATAATTAGATTACAGTCTATATTATTGTATAGATCTATAGGATTAACTATTAAAGATATTAAAAGTAAGTTTTTAAATAATAATTTTGATATAATAGGAATAGATCAATCCAGAGAAATGTTATCAGTGGCAAAACAAAAATATCCTAGATTAAAAGTTAGACTAGGTGAATTTTTGAAAATACCATATGATAATAAATATTTTGATGTTATTATTTCAACGTATGCCTTTCATCATTTAAATGAAGTGGAAAAGGTTATAGCAATAGAAGAAATGATAAGAGTATTAAAAGATGATGGAATCATAGTTATTGGAGATTTGATGTTTAAAAGTAAAGATGATGAAAAAAATATTGTGAACGAATTATCTAAAAAACAAGTAGAGGAAATAAAAGATGAATATTATTCACATATTGATTTTCTAGAAAGTGAATTTAAAAAATATAATAAAAAGTTATACTATAAAAGGATAGATAAATTCAATTATATAATAAAGGTAAAATAACATTTTTGTTTTATAAATTTAAGAGTTTAAAGCACTATTTTTCATCATATAGGTGCTTTTTCTTTTTGCAATTAAACTGTAACTATTATAAATACTGTAGTTATATGTTATAAAACATATGAATATGGTAAAATATAGCTAATACATGATGTTTTATCAATCAACAATAGGGGGATTATGTGTGTATAAATTTGAAAAAGCAGATGAAGCCATATGGGTTGCTGCAGTATTACTAACTTACAATGAATATATGAAAATGAAGGATAAAGAATTACATGAAGATCATATATATTTTAAACAAGCTGAAATTTTAAGAAAAGCCAATGATATATGCACAAAAGAAATTGAACATGCTCGTATATCATACCATTTAAATGCAGATAATGACAAAGCATCACATAAGTATTTTATTAAAAGAAAATCGGATTCATTTGTTAGGCTTGTATATAATGGAGAAATAAATGGTATTAAAGAAAAACCTAATGAATTAAATGTAGATTTAATATTTAATACTATTAATGGAGAAAAGACAATAGAAGAATTAATAGATTTTATAAATAATGAATACACAGTATTTATAAAGAATCTTAAAGATCATAAAAAGCTAACTAAGGAAGATTACTTAAATATATTAGAGTTTTTAAAGGAGCATTCGGGTGAAGAATATACTAAACTAGAAAAAATACAAGATAAAGATGAAAGAGATAGGTGTGAAAATTTAAAGTCAAATGCACAATTGGTTATAACAAAATTCAAGAATATTGGAGACCAATTTATAAAAGATGATTTTAATTATGACAGAAGTGCATCAACTTGGCTAGATGGAAGTAATAAAAAGATTAGAAATTATTTTTGGATTGAATTGAAGAAAAAAAACAAAGTTAAGTTAAATACGAGTATTTCTATAGTTGCTGAAGCACAAAATGAGCTTAGATTTAGGGTGGCATTAGAAATTAAGGATCATAAAAGTAATGAAAAAGAATATCTAAGACATTTTAGATATTTGAATGTTTTAGATATAGATAATTCTGATTTTGAGTATTTTGCATTTATAGACAATGATTCAAAAACATTACAAAGATTAAATAAAGAATATGTGAGTGATTGGATTAAAAAGGTAAGGAGTAGAGAAAAAAATAAAATATTAATAGGTAATACTTTAACGTATGCTTCTATAAAAGAGATGACTACTAATGAAATAGAAAACTTTTTTAAAGAAAGTGTTAAAAAACTTCAAAAATATTATGATATTGCAGTTTGGGATGATGAATATATGGATAATTTAGAAAATAGTTATACTAGTATTAGCAAAAATCAAATATTATGTGGCCCTCCTGGAACAGGAAAAACTTATAACGTAATTTATAGGGCATTAGAGATTATAGATAATATAAAATATAATGACTTAATAAAAAATCCACTTAAAAGAGATGAGGCTATAAAAGTATTTAATCAATTACTTGATGATGGACAAATATCATTTTGTACATTTCATCAATCTTATGGATATGAAGATTTTGTAGAAGGGCTACGTAGTAATGAATCAGGAAATGGTTTTATACCTAAAGATGGTATATTTAAACAAATATGTACAAGAGCTTTAAATAAAGATAAGGTTCGAAGATCTAAATATAATTTTGATAAAAACAAAATTAATTTTTTTAAGATGTCTCTAGGTGAAAAAGGATTAAATAACGATATCTATAGATATTGTATAGACAATAATTGCATTGCACTTGGTTGGGGTGGTGATGTAAACTATAAAAACTGCCAATCTATGGATGATATTAGAGAGGAATTTTTAGTTTCCAATCCAGATGATTAAATTATTAAATTTGAATTAGAAGCAATAAAAAGATTTAAACTGTGGATGAAAAAAGATGACATTGTAATTATATCAGATGGAAATATAATGGCTAAAGCAATTGGGAGAATTACTGGAGATTATAGATATGACGATGAAAGTGAAATATCATATAAACATTTTAGAAATGTAGAGTGGTTGTACGTTGGAGAATCTATTGATGTTAATAAAATACTTATAAAAAAGCAATTTTCAAAGCAAAGTATATATATGTTTAAAAAAGATGATTTAAATATGAATGGAATAAGGGAATTAATTAGTAGCAATTCAATTGAAGAATCAGAAAACAACAATTATGTACTTGTTATTGATGAAATTAATAGAGGAAATATTTCTAAAATATTTGGTGAACTTATAACCTTAATTGAAGATGATAAAAGAATAGGAGAAAAAAATGAATTAAAGGTTGTATTACCATATTCTAATAAGAAATTTGGAGTTCCCAATAATCTTTATATATTAGGAACTATGAATACAGCAGATAGATCTATTGCTTTATTAGATAATGCACTAAGAAGGAGATTTGATTTTATTGAATATATGCCGAATGAGTCAATATTACCTGAAAATGTTGACGGCATAAATTTAAAGAAATTTTTAAAAGTTATAAATGATAGAATTGAATACTTATTTGATAGAGAACATACTATAGGACATGCTTATTTTATAAAAGATAATATTGATTTTAATTCATTAGTTCTAATAATGAAAAATAAAGTAATTCCATTAATTCAAGAGTATTTTTATGGTGATTGGGAAAAAATTATTTTGGTGCTTGGTGGATTTGGCAATGTAGGAAATACAGATTTCTTTATATCACGAGAAAAAGTTGACACTAACAAATTATTTAAAGGAATGAGATTAGATGACTACAAAGAAAAATTCAAGTATTCAATAGTTGAAAATCCAAGTAAAAAAGCTTTTTTAAATATTTATGAGGACAATGAGAATTAGTACAATGAGACATATAATAATAAAGGAATGTTATGATAATATAACTATTTCTAAAGAGATAGGAAGTAAAAATATAAGTCCAAAGGAAGCTGATGAGTTACAAAAATATATATGTTCGCAAAACTTAGATAAGGAAAATATAATTTGGACAAGAAATACTATAATCTTTATAAATTATGTTGGGTATATAAAGTTATCTACAGTAGACATTGAAATATTGCCTAAAATAAGTATTAATGAGGAGAATCCAGAAATAGAGAGAAAAGCATTATTAAATATGCTTTCAATATGTGGGATATTAAATATTAGTTATTCCGATATAAGTTTATCAAATATATATAAGATGAATTTAAATGAGATATTATCATTTTTATTTGCTAAAAATCTGCAAAAAGAATTGATCAAGGGAATTTATCAAGAATATATTTATGTTGAGAAAAATAACAATTTATTAAAGGGACGTATTTTAATACAACAGCATATTAAAAACATAGCTTCTCATACGCCAAAAGTATTTTGTGGATATGAAGAATTTTCTGTAGATAATAAGCTAAATCAAATATTAAATTATTGTATAAATATATTAATTAAAAATGTAAAAAATCAAGAGACAATAAAATCATTAAGATACGCTCAAGCTTGTTTTGTAGATATAACACAAAGAAAAATAAACAATGATGAAATATTAAGTTATAAATTTAATAGACTTAATAATAGATA
This Clostridium novyi NT DNA region includes the following protein-coding sequences:
- the rnr gene encoding ribonuclease R is translated as MNIKSIILGFMKEQAYKPMDIQELAKIFGISKRDMKSFKELIKTMEKEGSIIKTRTNHYGIPEKMGLVVGRLQGHQRGYGFVIPDDDSPDVFVISSYMNGAMHGDRVVAQVLKEENNGKRREGEIIRVTERANETIIGVFEASKNFGFVVPEEKRIHQDIFIPKEHTKGAKNGDVVIVNITQWPEKRRNPEGRVVEVLGKKGEKGIDILTIIKKYKLPEEFPAKVQSYVDNIPQEIDPEEAKGREDLRDVVMVTIDGEDAKDLDDAVSIEKLDNGNYLLGVHIADVSHYVKEKSPLDKEALKRATSVYLINKVIPMLPKELSNGICSLNPKVDRLAMTCFMEINNKGKVVNYRITKSVIKTNERMTYTDVTKMLRDKDEATIEKYKDLYKYFKLMEELCEILYNKRISRGAIDFEFEESKIILDDNGKPIDVKPYERAIANRIIEEFMLVCNETVAEHMYWTKIPFVYRIHEDPDEEKLQKFREFAYNLGYFIKPTKEVHPKALQEIIESARGKKEETVVNTLLLRSLKQARYAPQCVGHFGLAAKYYCHFTSPIRRYPDLIIHRIIKESLDGLIDEKRFKSLENKVDYASVQSSDMERLAMEAEREVDDLKKAEYMSEKIGEEYTGIVSSVTNFGMFVQLPNTIEGLVHISTMDDDYYVYDEDHLCLVGEKHKNVYRLGDEVKIKVDRVDLGSYEIYFDLIKDEKEDEELPKIPTEEINKIGEKLSQSEEDERLNKEIDEMLNS
- the smpB gene encoding SsrA-binding protein SmpB, which encodes MGKKDKKNNTLAQNRKAYHDYFIEETFEAGIALVGTEVKSIRGGKANLKDSYASIRNGEVFVCNMHVSPYEQGNIFNRDPLRERKLLLHKSQINTLLGYTAQQGYTLIPLSLYLKNGRVKVALGVAKGKKNYDKRDAIAAKAAKRDIDRQMKERMRY
- a CDS encoding DNA repair ATPase, which gives rise to MENKEVKEAYEQLNLNLNKINLEINNKVYEIEKILEDYKSKNTEKINIGDSEGIKKEILKLEGAIEALVNESKMSVEEISEYNRITNKISNNFSKINNIKNIIIPELGRYKGYFKDIKIRVKKEFEYNLANSKNILGDDFKSIFTEKFCDMKNLDEFIKEKIDILTIKETDLINKLDILTHENNKLQNDISNYKIKLKNKSEIDKLNNRLEQERNKKEKIEEIEKVLCIKVKNLNETIGKVKDLINDRKNEYKKLIDTINQDKFKYISEDTNLILKFELQLKDESLKDDIGSILNKTTVEVKQLLDTNIGIEQYESFVIETIFNSIKGIGNYKYKNGKGYLDLIKILVKDYLDLSVDILENDDKFDVMSPGKQGLIVLKLLIHLSSERYPILIDQPEDNLDNRTISCELKNFILDKKKDRQIIMVTHNPNLTVLADSDEVIVANQSGKDGKGNKKYRFEYVSGPLEFSFRKEEEESILFSRGIKEHVCEILEGGKEAFKQRENKYGF
- a CDS encoding MerR family transcriptional regulator produces the protein MAKGYTIGEIAKIFNITTNKIRFYEKKGLLLPIREKDNEYRKFNEEDIIRLQSILLYRSIGLTIKDIKSKFLNNNFDIIGIDQSREMLSVAKQKYPRLKVRLGEFLKIPYDNKYFDVIISTYAFHHLNEVEKVIAIEEMIRVLKDDGIIVIGDLMFKSKDDEKNIVNELSKKQVEEIKDEYYSHIDFLESEFKKYNKKLYYKRIDKFNYIIKVK
- a CDS encoding AAA family ATPase, which gives rise to MKKDDIVIISDGNIMAKAIGRITGDYRYDDESEISYKHFRNVEWLYVGESIDVNKILIKKQFSKQSIYMFKKDDLNMNGIRELISSNSIEESENNNYVLVIDEINRGNISKIFGELITLIEDDKRIGEKNELKVVLPYSNKKFGVPNNLYILGTMNTADRSIALLDNALRRRFDFIEYMPNESILPENVDGINLKKFLKVINDRIEYLFDREHTIGHAYFIKDNIDFNSLVLIMKNKVIPLIQEYFYGDWEKIILVLGGFGNVGNTDFFISREKVDTNKLFKGMRLDDYKEKFKYSIVENPSKKAFLNIYEDNEN
- a CDS encoding McrC family protein — translated: MRISTMRHIIIKECYDNITISKEIGSKNISPKEADELQKYICSQNLDKENIIWTRNTIIFINYVGYIKLSTVDIEILPKISINEENPEIERKALLNMLSICGILNISYSDISLSNIYKMNLNEILSFLFAKNLQKELIKGIYQEYIYVEKNNNLLKGRILIQQHIKNIASHTPKVFCGYEEFSVDNKLNQILNYCINILIKNVKNQETIKSLRYAQACFVDITQRKINNDEILSYKFNRLNNRYKQVFELAKMIIMGYSSLGSGVDKKTYGILFKMNDVFEKYIEKVLYTNLEDSIVHYQHSKYKLLVNEDTEKKVFKLIPDIVIEKDGIERIIIDTKWKSVSNEYNRHGVKREDIYQMYAYLTRYQNVNTAILLYPQNKKIETNDKLYIESWYLDKDKSKKIRVYTVSLESEKLTNQSLKEIIEDIDIW